A genomic window from Candidatus Zixiibacteriota bacterium includes:
- the sppA gene encoding signal peptide peptidase SppA: MRKATLIFVLLITVIFVGAVATSTVRGERIEIPGGVFYYQPAASVFGSEATWVNPAALARYRVLGFQFMADYYDGNYAKSWGSVLSREALSIGYRTLHNPDGDNYKEYILAGSVPVGRQLSFGASYRYFTDGPGIYDNRHFWNLGLLYQPDKRFSWAAVFSNLNRGKIDGVRTETEQRYSFAYRPLKDEITLAVDMFLSTKTRLSNADFVYQVEVTPLKGLYLNALIDDDRNFEIGVRANLLQYFVGSRRQSDSDGNHKGSTVFFGATSSRQPSIIEPKAKRLSVSLAGRPSENPPRPIIGKKQTSFLTTLLSIYRAAEDPYVGEMVLALDRLALGFGQAQELREAVKFFRGKGKAVTCHISYPNNIAYYIGSACDRILIPPVSQLNLVGLRAELTFYGGTLEKIGVRADLLRIGDYKSGAEPYTQTAASEENRQQVNRLLDDLFDQFVSGIAEGRAITIDSVKKLIDNGPFTSAQALEYGLVDGLSYRDELNSGVLTKMPEISLRKYVSDTVINDIWGVKPAIAVVVAEGDVAFDGEGVIPFEAESDVTPRKMAGAFTRTRKDQTIKGIIFRINSPGGFALAGEDVYREVERAADDKPMVVSMANVAASGGYYIAMPAKYLFANPASITGSIGIYGGKADLSGLYEKIGMGKELFVRGRFAGMLTTMRPFTPEEREKYFSSMNAMYQHFLELVSDNRNMSVDSVDNLSRGRVWTGREALGNGLVDRAGGIKQAIDFTAERVGLKDYRIEILPDKRPFIILPGISVLGDISRLLGLGGARASEPGEDPSILATEGILARLPFDIEIE; encoded by the coding sequence TTGAGAAAAGCCACGTTAATATTTGTCCTGTTAATAACTGTCATATTCGTGGGAGCAGTGGCAACTTCAACCGTCCGCGGTGAGAGAATCGAAATACCGGGCGGTGTTTTTTATTACCAGCCCGCGGCATCGGTGTTCGGTTCCGAGGCCACCTGGGTAAACCCCGCGGCGCTCGCAAGGTACCGCGTCCTCGGCTTCCAATTCATGGCGGACTATTACGACGGCAACTACGCCAAAAGCTGGGGCTCGGTGCTAAGCCGCGAGGCGCTCTCTATCGGCTATCGAACACTGCACAACCCGGACGGCGATAATTACAAAGAGTACATACTCGCGGGCTCAGTACCTGTCGGACGACAGCTCTCCTTCGGCGCCTCCTACCGGTATTTTACCGACGGCCCCGGCATCTACGACAATCGCCACTTCTGGAATCTCGGTCTTCTCTATCAGCCGGATAAGCGTTTCAGCTGGGCCGCCGTATTCTCGAACCTCAATAGAGGCAAGATCGATGGCGTCAGGACCGAAACGGAGCAAAGATACTCGTTCGCATACCGGCCGCTCAAGGACGAAATAACGCTGGCTGTCGACATGTTTCTGTCGACCAAAACACGTCTGAGCAACGCGGATTTCGTGTATCAGGTCGAAGTTACACCGCTCAAAGGATTATATCTGAATGCGCTCATTGATGACGACCGAAATTTCGAAATAGGCGTACGGGCAAACCTGCTGCAGTACTTCGTGGGAAGCAGGCGTCAGTCGGATAGCGACGGTAACCATAAGGGTTCGACAGTCTTTTTCGGAGCGACCAGTTCACGGCAACCGTCGATTATCGAACCGAAGGCAAAACGGCTTTCGGTCAGTCTCGCGGGACGCCCCAGCGAAAATCCCCCCCGGCCGATAATCGGAAAGAAGCAGACATCATTTCTGACCACCCTGCTGAGCATTTATCGCGCCGCGGAGGATCCGTATGTAGGGGAGATGGTCCTCGCGCTCGACCGTCTCGCTCTCGGTTTCGGTCAGGCCCAGGAGCTACGCGAGGCTGTGAAATTTTTCCGCGGAAAAGGCAAGGCCGTCACCTGTCACATTTCTTACCCAAACAATATCGCCTATTACATCGGCAGCGCCTGTGACAGAATCCTCATTCCACCCGTCAGTCAATTGAACCTCGTCGGTCTGAGGGCCGAACTCACTTTCTACGGCGGGACACTGGAGAAGATTGGCGTAAGGGCCGACCTGCTTCGAATCGGCGACTACAAAAGCGGCGCCGAGCCCTACACGCAAACCGCGGCATCAGAAGAAAACCGGCAGCAGGTAAACAGACTCCTGGATGACCTTTTCGACCAGTTTGTCAGCGGGATCGCCGAAGGCCGCGCTATCACTATCGATTCGGTAAAGAAACTCATCGACAATGGGCCGTTTACCTCGGCCCAGGCCCTTGAATACGGGTTGGTTGACGGGCTCAGTTATCGTGATGAATTGAACAGCGGGGTTCTTACGAAAATGCCGGAGATTTCTCTTCGCAAATACGTCAGCGACACCGTGATCAATGATATCTGGGGCGTGAAACCGGCTATTGCTGTGGTGGTAGCTGAGGGGGATGTTGCTTTCGACGGCGAAGGTGTGATCCCGTTTGAGGCGGAGTCCGATGTCACCCCGCGCAAAATGGCCGGAGCCTTTACCCGCACCCGTAAAGACCAGACTATAAAAGGCATTATCTTTCGTATCAATTCACCGGGAGGATTCGCGCTGGCCGGTGAAGATGTCTATCGTGAAGTCGAGAGAGCCGCCGATGACAAGCCGATGGTGGTGTCAATGGCAAACGTGGCTGCATCCGGCGGGTATTATATCGCCATGCCGGCAAAATATCTGTTTGCCAATCCGGCAAGCATCACCGGTTCCATTGGGATCTACGGCGGCAAAGCCGACCTGAGCGGATTGTACGAAAAGATCGGTATGGGCAAAGAGCTTTTTGTGAGGGGCCGATTCGCCGGTATGCTCACCACCATGCGACCCTTCACCCCCGAAGAACGCGAAAAATATTTCTCCAGTATGAATGCGATGTATCAGCATTTCCTTGAGCTGGTCTCGGACAATCGCAACATGAGCGTAGATTCGGTAGACAATCTTTCCCGGGGACGGGTATGGACCGGGCGGGAAGCTCTCGGCAACGGTTTGGTGGACCGGGCCGGAGGCATCAAGCAGGCCATTGATTTTACCGCCGAAAGGGTCGGTCTGAAAGACTACCGCATCGAAATACTCCCGGATAAACGGCCCTTCATTATCCTGCCGGGCATCTCCGTGCTGGGCGATATCTCTCGACTTCTTGGCCTCGGCGGCGCCCGGGCGAGTGAGCCGGGTGAAGACCCGTCAATTCTGGCTACCGAAGGAATCCTGGCGCGCCTGCCGTTCGATATCGAAATCGAATAG